In Gimesia benthica, a single window of DNA contains:
- a CDS encoding fatty acid CoA ligase family protein produces MSDQFNIADRLRQSAQAWPHQKAVVFPAGKDRQGRYTYSSLTFQQLDQESDRLARGLIELGVKPGTRMALMVRPSLEFIALTFALFKAGAVIILIDPGMGRKNIIRCLAEVEPEGFVAIPLAQLFRKIKRRDFPKARLNVTVGKPVLTSGIDYDWLLGKEWTPFEIIQRDRTDPAAIIFTSGSTGPPKGVAYEHGMFWSQVDLLRDYYQIQPGEVDLPGFPLFALFNSAMGVTTVVPDMDPTKPALVDPEKIIRQMNDQGVTQAFGSPAMWNRIGRYCEEHDIKLPSLKRVLSAGAPVPVHVIKRMRQTLNCEEADINTPYGATESLPVASICGREVLEETSKQTATGAGTCVGIPFPGVQVKIIRIHNEPLESIEQAEELPVGEIGEIIVQGPMATREYFLRPEATRLAKIPDGAQFWHRMGDVGYRDEYGKLWFCGRKAHMVETAEGPMFTICCEAIFNQHPRIYRSALVGVGGKPQQRPVIIVEPEQGDFPQSQTARKQLTEELLELGQANALTQSIETVLFHKSLPVDIRHNVKIFREKLAPWAERQVT; encoded by the coding sequence ATGTCTGATCAATTTAATATCGCCGATCGTCTTCGCCAGTCTGCTCAAGCCTGGCCGCACCAGAAAGCGGTGGTCTTTCCCGCGGGTAAGGACCGGCAGGGGCGATACACTTACAGCAGTCTGACCTTTCAGCAACTGGATCAGGAAAGTGATCGCCTGGCGCGGGGACTGATTGAGTTGGGAGTGAAACCGGGAACCCGGATGGCCCTGATGGTGCGACCCAGCCTGGAGTTTATCGCACTCACTTTTGCGCTGTTTAAGGCGGGAGCGGTGATCATTCTGATCGATCCGGGAATGGGACGAAAAAATATTATTCGCTGTCTGGCCGAAGTGGAACCCGAAGGTTTTGTTGCGATTCCGCTGGCACAGTTGTTTCGCAAGATCAAGCGGCGGGACTTTCCCAAAGCTCGCTTGAACGTGACGGTCGGCAAACCGGTTCTGACTTCGGGGATCGACTATGACTGGTTACTGGGCAAAGAATGGACGCCATTTGAAATCATTCAACGCGACCGTACCGACCCGGCGGCGATTATCTTCACCAGCGGAAGCACGGGTCCCCCAAAAGGGGTCGCCTATGAGCATGGCATGTTCTGGTCTCAGGTAGATTTGTTGCGCGATTATTACCAGATCCAGCCGGGTGAAGTCGATCTGCCGGGATTCCCGCTGTTTGCACTTTTCAACTCGGCTATGGGGGTGACTACCGTTGTGCCCGATATGGATCCGACGAAGCCGGCCCTGGTTGATCCGGAGAAAATTATCCGTCAGATGAATGATCAGGGGGTGACGCAGGCCTTTGGTTCTCCCGCGATGTGGAATCGGATTGGCCGGTACTGTGAAGAGCATGACATTAAACTGCCTTCTCTAAAACGTGTGCTCTCTGCTGGGGCACCGGTTCCCGTTCATGTGATTAAGCGGATGCGTCAGACGTTGAACTGTGAGGAAGCAGACATCAATACTCCCTATGGAGCGACAGAATCGCTGCCGGTTGCTTCCATCTGCGGGCGTGAGGTACTGGAAGAAACCTCAAAGCAGACGGCGACAGGAGCCGGGACCTGTGTGGGAATTCCGTTTCCCGGAGTGCAGGTTAAAATCATCCGGATTCATAACGAACCCCTCGAGTCGATTGAGCAGGCGGAAGAACTTCCAGTCGGGGAGATCGGAGAAATCATCGTGCAAGGGCCGATGGCCACGCGTGAATATTTCCTGCGTCCCGAAGCGACGCGTCTGGCAAAAATTCCAGATGGAGCACAGTTCTGGCACCGCATGGGGGATGTGGGTTACCGGGATGAATATGGAAAGCTCTGGTTCTGTGGCCGGAAAGCACATATGGTTGAAACAGCTGAGGGGCCGATGTTTACCATTTGTTGTGAGGCGATCTTCAATCAGCATCCGCGGATTTACCGCAGTGCTCTAGTGGGCGTTGGTGGGAAACCACAGCAACGTCCGGTGATTATCGTAGAGCCGGAGCAGGGGGACTTTCCTCAAAGTCAGACAGCGCGCAAACAACTGACAGAGGAACTGCTCGAACTGGGGCAGGCGAATGCACTCACCCAGTCAATTGAAACGGTCCTGTTTCATAAATCGTTGCCCGTTGATATCAGACATAATGTGAAAATCTTTCGTGAAAAGCTGGCTCCCTGGGCCGAAAGGCAGGTTACATGA
- a CDS encoding endonuclease V yields the protein MNLALDVYYHPDDSATVAGLLFDDWESDQITETLLKSIPKVAEYEPGQFYKRELPCLLALIADVKPELETIVIDGFVTLGANQRPGLGMYLYQELREEIPTIGVAKSRFNQTPAETEILRGNSQNPLFITALGIPLTEAQHKIQTMHGPYRIPTLLKQVDQLCRVER from the coding sequence GTGAATCTCGCTTTAGACGTTTATTACCATCCAGACGATTCAGCCACAGTCGCAGGACTTCTGTTCGACGACTGGGAATCAGACCAGATAACCGAAACGCTCCTCAAATCGATCCCCAAGGTCGCGGAGTATGAACCGGGACAATTCTATAAACGCGAACTCCCTTGCCTGCTCGCTTTAATCGCAGACGTGAAACCCGAACTGGAAACCATCGTCATCGATGGTTTCGTCACACTGGGAGCAAATCAGCGTCCCGGACTTGGGATGTATCTCTATCAGGAACTGAGGGAAGAAATCCCCACCATTGGCGTTGCCAAATCCCGCTTTAATCAGACTCCCGCGGAGACGGAAATCCTGCGCGGCAACAGCCAGAATCCACTGTTTATCACCGCACTGGGAATTCCACTGACGGAAGCGCAACACAAAATTCAGACCATGCACGGTCCGTACCGAATTCCCACTCTGTTAAAGCAGGTCGATCAACTCTGCAGAGTAGAAAGATGA
- the pckA gene encoding phosphoenolpyruvate carboxykinase (ATP) translates to MESFDLSEHGINVDWVMRNPDPSMLYEEAIRYEPGTSISDTGALIAYSGEKTGRSPKDKRVVKHKNSQEDIWWGDVNYPLDQHAFYCNRERATDYLNICPHLYVIDAFAGWDPEYQIKVRVICSRPYHALFMHNMLIRPTDEQLKDFGKPDYVIYNAGTFPANRFTTGMTSKTSVDLSIEDGEIVILGTEYAGEMKKGIFTVMNYLMPKRGILSMHCSATADRQTGRSSVLFGLSGTGKTTLSADPKRYLIGDDEHCWTDNGIFNIEGGCYAKAIYLSRENEPEIFQALRYGAVLENVVYDESHHHVDFNDTSFTQNTRGAYPIEYMPSAKIPCVADHPTDVIFLTCDAFGVLPPVSKLTPEQAMYHFISGYTAKVAGTEMGVNEPEATFSPCFGGPFLVWHPGKYADLLAEKIRKYNANVWLVNTGWNGGAYGVGNRISLQHTRAIIDAIHSGTLNHAPTEVDPIFGTATVTKCPDVDSKMLVPHNSWADQIAYKETAKKLAHAFNQNFMKYSSGVSEAVLAAAPQV, encoded by the coding sequence ATGGAGTCGTTTGATCTGTCGGAGCATGGAATCAATGTAGATTGGGTCATGCGGAACCCTGATCCTTCGATGTTGTACGAAGAGGCGATTCGCTATGAGCCGGGAACATCCATTTCCGACACGGGAGCGCTGATTGCCTACTCCGGTGAGAAGACAGGTCGTTCTCCCAAAGACAAACGGGTCGTCAAACACAAGAATTCCCAGGAAGATATCTGGTGGGGTGATGTGAATTACCCACTGGATCAGCATGCCTTCTACTGTAATCGCGAGCGGGCGACCGACTATCTGAATATCTGCCCGCATCTCTACGTAATCGATGCCTTTGCCGGCTGGGATCCGGAATACCAGATCAAGGTCCGCGTGATTTGCTCACGTCCCTATCATGCACTATTCATGCATAACATGCTGATTCGTCCGACCGATGAGCAGTTGAAGGATTTCGGAAAACCGGACTACGTGATTTACAATGCAGGTACATTCCCTGCAAATCGATTCACCACGGGGATGACATCCAAAACCAGTGTCGATTTAAGTATTGAGGATGGTGAGATCGTCATTCTGGGGACCGAGTATGCCGGCGAAATGAAAAAAGGCATCTTCACGGTCATGAACTACCTGATGCCCAAACGGGGCATTCTCTCTATGCACTGCTCGGCGACAGCCGATCGACAGACGGGGCGATCCTCGGTGCTCTTCGGTTTGTCGGGAACGGGGAAAACAACGCTTTCAGCCGATCCCAAGCGGTATCTGATTGGAGACGATGAACACTGCTGGACCGATAACGGCATCTTCAATATTGAGGGAGGCTGTTACGCAAAGGCCATCTATCTGTCCCGCGAGAATGAACCGGAAATCTTCCAGGCACTGCGCTATGGGGCGGTGCTGGAGAATGTGGTTTATGACGAGTCGCATCACCACGTGGACTTCAATGATACGAGTTTTACGCAAAATACCCGCGGGGCGTATCCGATCGAATACATGCCCAGTGCGAAAATCCCCTGTGTGGCAGATCATCCTACCGATGTGATTTTCCTGACCTGTGATGCGTTCGGCGTACTGCCTCCTGTAAGTAAGCTGACCCCGGAGCAGGCGATGTACCACTTTATCAGCGGTTACACTGCGAAAGTGGCCGGCACCGAAATGGGAGTCAACGAACCAGAGGCGACCTTCTCTCCCTGTTTTGGTGGGCCGTTCCTGGTCTGGCATCCCGGTAAATATGCGGATCTGCTGGCGGAGAAAATCCGGAAGTACAATGCCAACGTCTGGCTGGTCAACACCGGCTGGAACGGCGGTGCCTATGGTGTCGGTAATCGAATCAGTCTGCAGCACACGCGTGCGATCATTGATGCGATCCATTCCGGAACACTGAATCACGCTCCGACCGAAGTCGATCCAATCTTCGGAACCGCGACCGTGACCAAATGCCCTGATGTGGATTCCAAAATGCTCGTGCCTCATAACTCCTGGGCGGATCAGATTGCCTACAAGGAGACCGCGAAAAAACTGGCGCACGCATTCAATCAGAACTTTATGAAGTATTCTTCCGGAGTTTCTGAAGCCGTGCTGGCTGCGGCACCACAGGTTTAA
- a CDS encoding NAD-dependent epimerase/dehydratase family protein — MKVLVTGGGGFLGLYIVEQLVEAGETVRVFCRGEYPRLKELNVESIQGDIRDAAAVERACTGIETVYHTAAVSGIWGPWDYFYGINTQGTLNVLEACQSQGVTRLIYTSSPSVVYDGSAHENASEKLPYSQNFLCHYPHTKMLAEQAVLAANGTRGLATIALRPHLIWGPRDNHLIPRLIQRAKSGRLRQVGTGENLISMSYVENAAAAHLQAAARLYCDSPVGGQAYFINEPEPVVMWTWINQLLALAGLPPVEKRISVKAAKRIGSVLEFLYRTLHLPGEPPMTRFLASQLSSSHYYDISRARLDFGYAPLVSFDEAMQRMEPELKRLAAR; from the coding sequence ATGAAAGTCCTCGTGACCGGGGGAGGCGGCTTCCTGGGGCTATACATCGTCGAACAGCTGGTCGAGGCAGGGGAGACGGTCCGCGTTTTTTGTCGTGGAGAGTATCCTCGTCTCAAGGAGTTGAATGTAGAAAGCATCCAAGGGGATATTCGCGACGCTGCTGCAGTAGAGCGAGCCTGTACGGGCATTGAGACGGTCTATCATACGGCAGCCGTCTCCGGCATCTGGGGGCCGTGGGATTATTTCTATGGCATTAACACTCAGGGCACGTTGAATGTTCTGGAAGCCTGTCAGTCACAGGGAGTGACGCGTCTGATTTATACGAGTTCCCCGAGTGTGGTCTATGACGGCTCCGCGCATGAAAATGCCAGTGAGAAACTCCCCTACAGCCAGAACTTTCTCTGTCATTATCCGCACACCAAGATGCTGGCTGAGCAGGCTGTCCTGGCGGCCAATGGGACGCGTGGTCTGGCCACCATTGCTTTGAGACCGCATCTGATCTGGGGCCCGCGTGATAATCATCTGATTCCCCGACTGATTCAGCGAGCGAAATCCGGTCGCTTAAGGCAGGTGGGAACGGGCGAGAACCTGATCTCAATGAGCTATGTAGAAAACGCGGCAGCGGCCCATCTGCAGGCCGCCGCACGTCTGTATTGCGATTCTCCCGTTGGTGGACAGGCCTATTTCATCAATGAACCAGAACCGGTGGTGATGTGGACCTGGATCAATCAACTGCTGGCTTTGGCAGGACTGCCGCCTGTGGAAAAGCGGATTTCGGTCAAGGCTGCCAAGCGGATCGGCAGCGTATTGGAATTTTTGTACCGTACGTTACACCTTCCCGGTGAACCGCCGATGACCCGCTTTCTCGCCTCTCAACTAAGCAGTTCTCACTACTATGATATCAGTCGTGCCCGACTTGACTTCGGATATGCACCTCTGGTCAGTTTTGATGAAGCGATGCAGCGGATGGAACCGGAACTGAAGCGTCTGGCTGCTCGATAG
- a CDS encoding formylmethanofuran dehydrogenase subunit C: MALTFTLKQSRPVSLEVNSVSHESVSGQSLSQICALPVLSGNRQATVGEFFDVQQSDAEPDLLVFTGDCARLKYIGAGLSRGRIRVEGSAGMHLGAEMTGGEILVEGDVADCAATEMQGGTLCIQGNAGDLLGAAYPGSKRGMRGGTITINGHVGNEAGHRMRRGTIVIGGNAGDATGFDMIAGSIFTFGKMGALAGAGMRRGTLGLLGEAGEPDLLPTFRYSCLYRPTWLSFFLRNLAQTGFPVPENYFSSEYRRYCGDFLTLGKGEILVRQ, encoded by the coding sequence ATGGCCCTCACGTTTACGCTTAAACAGTCACGCCCGGTCTCTCTCGAAGTAAACTCGGTGAGTCATGAATCAGTGAGTGGTCAGTCACTGAGCCAGATCTGTGCGCTACCGGTGCTGTCAGGCAATCGCCAGGCTACCGTGGGGGAATTCTTTGATGTCCAGCAGAGTGATGCGGAACCGGATCTATTAGTCTTTACCGGTGATTGTGCGCGCCTGAAATACATTGGTGCCGGTCTCTCGCGAGGTCGCATCCGTGTGGAAGGCAGTGCCGGCATGCATCTGGGGGCGGAGATGACAGGCGGTGAAATTCTCGTTGAAGGAGATGTCGCCGATTGTGCCGCGACCGAGATGCAGGGAGGAACACTCTGCATTCAAGGTAATGCCGGCGACCTTCTCGGGGCCGCCTATCCCGGCAGTAAACGCGGGATGCGGGGAGGCACCATCACGATCAATGGCCATGTTGGTAATGAAGCCGGGCATCGGATGCGTCGTGGCACGATTGTCATCGGGGGTAATGCCGGCGATGCGACCGGGTTTGATATGATTGCCGGTTCCATTTTTACTTTTGGCAAAATGGGGGCGCTGGCCGGAGCCGGAATGCGAAGAGGGACACTCGGGCTGCTGGGAGAAGCGGGAGAGCCGGATCTGCTACCCACATTCCGCTACTCATGCCTTTATCGGCCGACATGGCTCTCGTTTTTTCTGCGTAATTTGGCGCAAACTGGTTTTCCGGTTCCGGAGAACTATTTCAGCAGTGAATATCGGCGCTACTGCGGCGATTTTCTGACCTTGGGGAAGGGAGAAATTCTGGTTCGCCAGTAA
- a CDS encoding GNAT family N-acetyltransferase produces MITVAEINDIERLDHFRLAWHDLLGKTRGATFAHSPEWLEHYWAHFGKGLKLRVLFVTLRNKIIGIVPLVVKPVATPLGTVRVLTYPLDNWGTFYGQIGGNSAATMVSAIRHIRSTRRDWDLIDLRYVDQEGHDHRRTANALKSVGYQGSSAPWRRLSLVDTSDTSWIEYLASRSPEAREHIQQSEEITARDGHVSFYRSRLEDPLAPGWNPRWDLWSQFEQMDFRHGNQTLIAGGAHTLKQKLDFLRDIHGPASRSGMARIDALFVNHRVVAFAYGLQHAAGTDYLAIGRAPDTNPETVTTLISNMIQQSIRDGEPAVNLSLLGPSAASMWQNSVRHSYRCSHYPLTVPRSQLLRLNRWMKQPVASPKANGSPAMVSDSQASREIESSIELAAIAPEDWPEENTMQAEPDSERPPFRIVG; encoded by the coding sequence ATGATCACCGTTGCTGAAATCAACGACATCGAACGCCTGGATCACTTTCGTCTGGCGTGGCACGATCTGCTTGGTAAAACCAGGGGAGCGACCTTCGCTCATTCTCCGGAATGGCTGGAACACTACTGGGCACACTTCGGAAAAGGGCTCAAATTACGTGTTCTGTTCGTCACACTGAGAAATAAAATCATCGGTATCGTGCCACTGGTAGTCAAACCGGTGGCAACACCGCTGGGCACCGTGCGCGTTCTGACCTACCCACTGGACAACTGGGGGACTTTCTATGGACAGATCGGTGGTAACTCGGCGGCGACAATGGTCTCAGCGATCAGACACATCCGCTCGACTCGACGTGACTGGGACCTGATCGACCTGCGTTATGTTGACCAGGAGGGCCACGACCATCGGCGGACAGCCAACGCCTTAAAGTCGGTCGGTTACCAGGGCAGTTCGGCTCCCTGGCGTCGTTTGTCTCTGGTCGACACCAGTGATACCAGTTGGATCGAGTATCTGGCCAGTCGATCCCCTGAAGCCAGAGAACACATTCAACAGTCAGAGGAAATCACGGCGCGAGACGGACACGTTTCCTTTTACCGCTCACGGTTGGAAGATCCACTGGCTCCTGGCTGGAATCCGCGCTGGGATCTCTGGTCTCAGTTTGAGCAGATGGATTTCCGACATGGGAATCAGACACTGATCGCCGGAGGCGCTCATACTCTCAAACAAAAGCTGGACTTCCTGCGGGATATCCATGGCCCTGCGTCACGCTCCGGAATGGCCCGCATCGATGCCTTGTTCGTCAATCATCGTGTCGTCGCATTTGCCTACGGCCTGCAACACGCTGCTGGTACCGATTACCTGGCCATCGGTCGTGCTCCTGATACCAATCCGGAAACGGTCACGACTCTCATCTCAAATATGATTCAGCAGTCAATCCGGGATGGTGAACCTGCCGTGAACCTGAGTTTATTGGGTCCGTCTGCAGCCAGCATGTGGCAGAACAGCGTACGACACAGTTACCGCTGCTCACATTATCCACTGACGGTTCCACGGTCACAATTATTGAGGCTGAATCGCTGGATGAAGCAACCTGTAGCCAGTCCCAAAGCCAATGGCAGTCCAGCAATGGTCAGTGACAGTCAGGCCTCTCGGGAAATCGAGTCGAGCATCGAGCTGGCTGCGATTGCGCCGGAGGACTGGCCCGAAGAGAACACTATGCAAGCGGAGCCTGATTCTGAGCGTCCTCCCTTTCGCATTGTCGGCTGA
- a CDS encoding DUF6940 family protein, with amino-acid sequence MWKLQQESLSEPGMLSFQIVDDSQVVGFADVLELWQEDTEFRLWFTEMLAALPFTAFRWETPPVTASTLSRPFEFVVLDSPVLDRRVDRGAFAEHFSIVPHKAVVSFSNLGRDAILVVPCPVSAELDYCHLADFVRRAPQAQVLEFWKTIGSVVQERVSEQPVWLSTAGAGVAWLHVRLDDRPKYYRYQAYRTLPTSESK; translated from the coding sequence ATGTGGAAGCTTCAACAAGAGTCGCTGTCAGAGCCCGGGATGCTGAGTTTCCAGATTGTGGATGATTCACAGGTTGTTGGTTTTGCGGACGTACTGGAACTGTGGCAGGAGGACACGGAATTCAGACTCTGGTTCACCGAGATGCTGGCAGCGCTACCTTTCACAGCTTTCCGCTGGGAGACGCCTCCAGTCACAGCCTCAACCCTGAGTCGCCCTTTTGAGTTTGTGGTGCTTGACAGTCCCGTGCTGGATCGTCGAGTGGACCGTGGTGCGTTTGCCGAGCATTTCTCAATCGTTCCGCATAAAGCTGTTGTGAGTTTTTCGAATCTGGGCCGCGATGCGATCTTGGTTGTTCCCTGTCCAGTTTCAGCCGAGCTTGATTACTGTCATCTGGCGGATTTTGTTCGTCGAGCCCCCCAGGCACAGGTGCTGGAATTCTGGAAAACGATCGGCAGTGTCGTGCAGGAGCGAGTCAGTGAACAACCTGTCTGGTTGAGTACTGCAGGAGCAGGCGTGGCCTGGCTCCACGTCCGTCTGGATGATCGCCCCAAGTATTACCGGTATCAAGCGTATCGAACACTTCCGACATCAGAGTCGAAATAA
- a CDS encoding sulfite oxidase-like oxidoreductase, which translates to MQNSPDEEKYQAGPPPLPPAPDLDIIVSTDTHRTERIPAGQSRTRKWPVLHATSVPAINLDTWRIEIGGLVDTPLSYSWEEYQQLPRTRVFADFHCVTRWSRLGNLWEGVSAREIMQRAGVQPTARYVIATGYDGDWTTNLPLADFQSEDVLLCDTHDGTPLDPDHGGPLRLIVPLLYAWKSAKWLKRIDFIAEDQPGYWEQCGYHNHGDPWVVDENNPDGERFQSRDHIPPGFEA; encoded by the coding sequence ATGCAGAACAGTCCCGATGAAGAAAAATACCAGGCTGGTCCGCCACCGCTGCCCCCAGCTCCTGATTTGGACATTATCGTCAGTACAGATACACATCGGACTGAACGAATCCCCGCCGGTCAAAGTCGAACACGCAAATGGCCGGTCCTGCACGCCACCAGCGTGCCCGCCATAAATCTCGACACCTGGCGAATTGAGATTGGAGGCCTGGTCGACACGCCTCTATCGTACAGTTGGGAAGAATATCAACAGTTACCGCGCACCCGAGTCTTTGCGGACTTCCACTGTGTCACTCGCTGGTCCCGTCTGGGAAATCTCTGGGAGGGGGTCTCGGCGCGTGAGATCATGCAACGAGCAGGCGTACAACCGACGGCCCGCTATGTCATCGCCACCGGTTATGATGGCGACTGGACGACCAACCTTCCCCTGGCCGACTTCCAGTCTGAAGATGTACTGCTCTGTGACACGCACGATGGCACACCCCTCGATCCAGATCATGGAGGTCCACTGCGGCTGATCGTCCCCCTGCTCTACGCCTGGAAAAGTGCCAAGTGGCTCAAACGGATTGATTTCATCGCGGAAGATCAACCGGGCTACTGGGAGCAGTGCGGGTATCACAATCATGGTGATCCCTGGGTGGTCGATGAAAACAATCCTGACGGAGAACGTTTTCAGTCGAGAGACCACATTCCCCCGGGGTTTGAAGCGTAA
- a CDS encoding HEAT repeat domain-containing protein yields the protein MRQLLTAGLTLAICLLATPLLLSASMDVNKLVQELKSNNEDAQALAAHQLGELGPSAKAAVPALISVVKEGSVAARSEAITALGKIGPDASAAVPELAKVLRGYSVILKYNTLQALRQIGPGAKPALKQIMPLLESNNSYLKISAAWAAAKIDPENQETLNQVIPILLEGLNISINEVRNDAALALAQIGAPAVKPLLTTLKHEHEANHNQECQQICDVLAQMGAGGESAIPTLIKILEKVDDPNLVWRAAHALGNIRSQPEKVVPALTEVLTNKSEIVRANAAISLGDFGPEAKSAVPALTKLLSDPELNVKLDAATALGAIGPDAASAVPELASAMQAGPVSLTLTSASALAAIGDASVPALNKMLQDDSPLKLLAVHVLGEIGTGAGASIPELIKLLDSTDPEVKMSAITSLGEMGPAAKKAEPQLLEILKSAQDRTRNAAVFALSKMGSKAAIPEIKKLAAESSDDERLQLVCAWALVRNNPHDPETIKTALPGLTKALTDERPLVRREAANAISLMGPEAKSAIPALTAALKEEENPRVIQELITALAEIGPAAAPAISAIAPYLNSGNVDLRLVATYAMARFGKVAKAEVPQLEKTLKSSNNNMENAVTLWALTKIDPTPQRAEKAAPVMAKVVTDHPNPDARLEAAISLGEYGIKTPEIKQALEAASKDQDPRVKKAAAAALKKLSS from the coding sequence ATGCGTCAGTTACTTACTGCAGGACTCACTTTGGCGATCTGTCTGCTCGCGACTCCCCTACTACTTTCAGCCAGCATGGACGTCAACAAACTGGTCCAGGAACTGAAAAGCAATAATGAGGACGCTCAGGCACTGGCAGCACACCAGTTGGGCGAATTGGGGCCGAGTGCGAAAGCTGCGGTACCAGCGCTGATTTCTGTCGTTAAAGAGGGTTCTGTAGCCGCCCGCAGTGAAGCCATCACCGCCCTGGGAAAAATCGGGCCTGATGCCTCAGCTGCCGTTCCTGAACTGGCCAAAGTTCTGCGTGGTTATTCTGTCATTCTTAAGTACAACACTTTGCAGGCCCTCCGCCAGATTGGTCCCGGGGCCAAACCCGCTCTGAAGCAGATCATGCCTCTACTGGAGAGTAACAATTCTTACCTGAAGATTTCCGCCGCCTGGGCTGCTGCGAAAATCGATCCCGAAAATCAGGAAACCTTGAATCAGGTCATCCCCATCCTGCTGGAAGGCTTGAATATTTCGATCAACGAAGTCCGCAATGATGCAGCACTGGCACTGGCACAGATTGGTGCCCCCGCAGTCAAACCATTGCTGACAACACTGAAACACGAACACGAAGCAAACCACAATCAGGAATGCCAGCAGATCTGTGATGTACTGGCCCAGATGGGGGCTGGTGGCGAATCAGCAATTCCGACCCTGATCAAAATTCTGGAAAAAGTAGATGATCCCAACCTGGTCTGGCGAGCCGCACACGCCTTGGGAAATATCCGCTCGCAACCTGAGAAAGTTGTCCCCGCATTAACAGAGGTCCTCACAAATAAATCTGAGATCGTACGAGCGAATGCCGCTATCTCGCTGGGAGACTTTGGTCCTGAAGCCAAATCGGCTGTCCCTGCATTAACTAAACTGCTGTCAGATCCTGAACTCAATGTCAAACTGGACGCTGCCACTGCTCTGGGTGCCATTGGACCGGATGCAGCCTCTGCCGTCCCCGAACTGGCTTCTGCGATGCAGGCAGGTCCCGTCTCCCTGACACTCACGAGTGCCTCTGCTCTGGCAGCCATCGGTGATGCATCTGTTCCCGCATTGAATAAAATGCTTCAGGACGATTCCCCTTTAAAATTACTGGCAGTTCATGTATTGGGCGAAATCGGTACTGGTGCCGGGGCTTCCATTCCGGAACTGATCAAACTGTTAGATTCTACCGATCCTGAAGTAAAAATGTCCGCGATTACCAGTCTGGGAGAAATGGGACCTGCTGCGAAAAAGGCAGAACCTCAACTGCTGGAAATCCTCAAATCAGCCCAGGATCGCACCCGGAATGCCGCTGTCTTCGCCCTCTCCAAAATGGGCAGCAAAGCAGCTATCCCCGAGATCAAGAAACTCGCAGCTGAGTCATCTGATGACGAACGGTTACAGCTTGTCTGTGCCTGGGCGCTGGTCCGCAATAACCCCCATGACCCGGAAACGATTAAAACAGCACTCCCCGGTCTGACCAAAGCACTCACAGATGAGCGTCCCCTGGTCCGCCGAGAAGCCGCTAATGCGATTTCCCTGATGGGACCTGAAGCGAAATCTGCGATTCCTGCTCTGACAGCGGCGCTGAAAGAAGAAGAGAATCCACGCGTCATTCAGGAACTGATCACAGCCCTGGCCGAAATTGGCCCCGCTGCCGCACCTGCGATCTCTGCAATTGCCCCCTATCTCAATTCGGGCAATGTCGATCTTCGTCTGGTCGCAACTTATGCGATGGCCCGTTTCGGGAAAGTAGCCAAAGCGGAAGTTCCTCAGCTGGAGAAAACACTCAAATCCAGCAATAACAATATGGAGAATGCTGTCACCCTCTGGGCATTGACGAAAATTGATCCGACTCCCCAACGGGCTGAGAAAGCAGCTCCCGTGATGGCCAAAGTCGTAACCGATCATCCGAATCCGGATGCCCGTCTCGAAGCGGCAATCAGTCTGGGTGAATACGGGATCAAAACCCCGGAAATCAAACAGGCTCTGGAAGCCGCATCCAAGGATCAGGATCCACGCGTCAAAAAAGCAGCCGCAGCAGCTCTCAAAAAACTGAGCAGCTGA